A section of the Callithrix jacchus isolate 240 chromosome 14, calJac240_pri, whole genome shotgun sequence genome encodes:
- the DNAJC27 gene encoding dnaJ homolog subfamily C member 27 isoform X2 encodes MAGHPFFYEVRNEFYKDTQGVILVYDVGQKDSFDALDAWLAEMKQELGPHGNMENIIFVVCANKIDCTKHRCIDESEGRLWAESKGFLYFETSAQTGEGINEMFQTFYVSIVDLCENGGKRPTTNSSASFTKEQADAIRRIRNSKDSWDMLGVKPGASRDEVNKAYRKLAVLLHPDKCVAPGSEDAFKAVVNARTALLKNIK; translated from the exons ATGGCTGGACATCCCTTCTTCTATGAG GTTCGAAATGAGTTTTACAAGGACACACAGGGTGTGATACTGGTCTATGATGTTGGGCAGAAAGACTCCTTTGATGCCCTTGATGCATGGCTGGCAGAAATGAAGCAAGAGCTTGGACCTCATGGAAACAtggaaaatattatatttgtagTTTGTGCCAACAAG ATTGACTGTACCAAACACCGTTGTATAGATGAAAGTGAAGGACGTCTTTGGGCTGAAAGCAAAGGGTTCCTGTACTTTGAAACTTCAGCACAAACTGGAGAAGGCATTAATGAGATGTTCCAG aCCTTTTATGTATCCATAGTTGATTTATGTGAAAATGGCGGGAAACGCCCTACTACAAATAGCAGTGCTAGTTTCACCAAAGAACAAGCAGATGCCATTCGCAGAATTCGAAATAGTAAAGACAGTTGGGACATGCTGGGAGTCAAACCTGGGGCCTCAAG GGATGAAGTCAATAAAGCGTATCGAAAACTTGCTGTGCTTCTTCACCCTGACAAATGTGTAGCGCCTGGTAGTGAAGATGCCTTCAAAGCAGTTGTGAATGCTCGGACAGCCCTCCTGAAAAACATCAAGTAG